In bacterium, a single genomic region encodes these proteins:
- a CDS encoding dCMP deaminase family protein yields the protein MPQRISKDEYYINIAKEVARRSTCFRARHGAIIVKDDQIIATGYVGAPRKIKDCFERGNCLRNELGIPHGQRYELCRSVHAEQNAIINAARAGVSILGGRMYLYSARLNKKFRETPIDSFPCFICKKMIINAGLKELYAHQANGKIKKYKIKDWVAEWQKKDLLDDMEQYGLGVKKEDFLKKKK from the coding sequence ATGCCTCAGCGCATTTCTAAAGATGAATACTATATAAATATTGCCAAAGAAGTGGCAAGGCGTTCTACCTGTTTCCGGGCTCGTCATGGAGCGATTATTGTTAAAGATGATCAGATTATTGCCACTGGTTATGTGGGTGCTCCCAGAAAAATAAAGGATTGTTTTGAAAGGGGGAACTGTTTGCGTAACGAATTAGGCATTCCTCATGGTCAACGCTATGAGCTTTGTCGTTCAGTGCATGCTGAGCAAAACGCTATAATTAATGCTGCTCGGGCCGGAGTGAGTATTTTGGGTGGCAGAATGTATCTTTATTCCGCCCGCCTAAATAAGAAGTTTAGAGAAACACCTATAGATTCTTTCCCTTGTTTTATTTGTAAAAAAATGATTATTAACGCTGGCTTAAAAGAGCTTTACGCCCATCAGGCTAATGGAAAGATCAAAAAGTACAAAATAAAAGATTGGGTAGCTGAATGGCAAAAAAAGGATTTGCTTGATGATATGGAACAGTATGGTTTGGGGGTGAAGAAAGAGGATTTCTTAAAAAAGAAAAAATGA
- a CDS encoding 50S ribosomal protein L35, whose amino-acid sequence MPKQKTLKSLAKRLRLKKKKVLRLHGSQRHLLAKKSSQNRRYRKDRREKIHSSDLKKIKKLI is encoded by the coding sequence ATGCCTAAACAAAAAACCCTAAAATCTTTAGCTAAAAGATTGCGTCTGAAAAAGAAAAAAGTTTTGCGTTTGCATGGTTCGCAACGCCATCTTTTAGCAAAAAAATCTTCGCAAAATAGACGTTATCGAAAGGATAGAAGAGAAAAAATTCATTCAAGCGATTTGAAAAAAATTAAAAAACTAATTTAG
- the rplT gene encoding 50S ribosomal protein L20 has translation MPRVKGGVATRKRHKKVKKAAKGFIHSRRASYRRAKEALLKAWSQSFAGRKRKKREMRRLWIMRINAKAKEMGLNYREVIHLLKKDKIALDRKILAELAFDYPHVFEEIVKSVQKK, from the coding sequence ATGCCGAGAGTTAAAGGCGGAGTTGCCACTCGCAAAAGACACAAAAAAGTAAAAAAAGCTGCCAAAGGTTTTATTCATAGTCGTCGGGCTTCGTACAGGCGTGCTAAAGAAGCCTTGCTTAAAGCTTGGAGCCAAAGTTTTGCTGGCAGAAAGCGCAAAAAGAGAGAAATGCGTCGGCTTTGGATTATGCGCATTAATGCTAAGGCAAAGGAGATGGGTTTAAACTATAGAGAAGTAATACATCTCTTAAAGAAGGACAAGATTGCTTTAGACAGAAAGATATTGGCTGAGCTGGCTTTTGATTATCCCCATGTATTTGAGGAAATAGTTAAATCAGTACAGAAAAAATAG